GGGCTACCACCCGGAAGGTCCGCAATTGCCGGAACTCCACGTCACCCCCGCGCCGATCGATCGGTTTCGCCGATGGACGGCATCGTAACCGCCCGTTTCCGCCCGGCCGCCACCGCTGCCACGCTGGTCCGGTGTGGATCAACCGGCGACTGCTCGCACTCTCCCTCGGATATTTCCTGGTCATGCTGGACACCACGATCGTCACGGTGGCACTGCCGTCGATCGGTGACCGGCTCGGCGGCGACCTCAGCACGTTGCAGTGGGTAGCCGACGGCTACCCGGTGACCTTCGCCGCCGGCCTGCTCACCGCCGGCGTGCTCAGCGACCGGTTCGGCGGCCGCCGGGTGTTCCTCGGCGGGCTGTGGGCGTTCGCGGCGCTCTCCGCGGCCTGCGCGCTGGCGACCGGTCCCGGCGTGCTCATCGGGTTGCGGGCGCTGCTCGGGATCGCCGGCGCCCTGCTGGTGCCCAGCTCGCTGGCCCTGATCGCGGCGGCCCACCCGGCCCCGGAGAACCGGGCCCGCGCCCTGGGCGTCTGGGCCGCGCTGAGCGGTCTCGGTCTCGTCGCGGGACCGGTCGCCGGCGGCCTGCTCACCGACGCTTTCGGCTGGCCGTCGGTGTTCCTGGCCGCCGTCCCGGTGGCGCTCGCCGCGGTGGCGCTGCTCGGCCGGCCGGACCGCCCGGCACCGCCGGGCAACACCGGGCGGCGGGTGGACGCGGCCGGTCAGGTGACTTCCGGCTTGGCTCTGGGATTCCTGACGTACGGAACCATCGCCCGCCATCCGATCGCCCTTCTGATCGCGGTCGTGGCGATCGCCGGTTTCGTGCTGCGCCAGCGGCGCGCCGCCGACCCGATGCTCCCGTCCCGCATGTTCGCCGACCGCACGGTCGGCGCCGGCCTGGCCGCCGGCACCCTGGTCAATTTCGGCCTGTCCGGCGTGCTGTTCGTGCTGACCCTGCTCTTCCAGCGGGCACACGGCTGGTCCCCGTCGACCACCGGCCTGGCCTTCCTCCCGCTGACCGTGCCCACCGCGGTCAACCCGATCCTGACCGGCCGCCTGGTCGCCCGCTGGGGGCCGCGGCGCCCGGCCGGCGCCGGTTTCCTGCTGATGGCGGCCGGTGTCGTGGCCCAGCTCGCCGGCGGCGTCCCGGTCGCCCTGGCCGGGCTGTTCGTGCTGGGCTGCGGGGTGTCGCTGGCCATCCCGGCGCTGGTGGCGGCGGTGGTCGGCGCCCTGCCCGGCGATCTGGCTGGGGTCGGTTCCGGCGCGCTCAACGCCGCACGCCAGGTGGGCGCGGTCGTGGGTGTCGCCGTCCTCGGTGCCCTGGCCGCGCACACCGCCCTGATCGTCACCGCGCTGGTCCTGCTCGCCGGGGCCGCGCTGACCGCCTTCCTGCACAGCGCCCACCCGGCCGACGCACGGCGGCGCAGTCCCGCCACTCCCAGCTCACGTTCCTGACCGCAGCCGGCTGGCACTCACGGTGGTCTCACGCACCCTGACACCACCCCCACGACCAGCCCCGCCCCGCGAAGCAAACCAGGCTGGCACCCACGGTGGTCTCACGCACCCTGACACCACCACCACGACCAGCCCCGGCCCGCGAGGCAGGCCGGGCTGGCACTCACGGTGGTCTCACGAGCGCTGACACCACCGCCAGGACCAGCCGGCACCCCAAGACGGCACGGCTGGCGCTCACGGTGGTCTCAGGAGGCCTGAGACCACCGTGACGACCAGCC
This window of the Actinoplanes oblitus genome carries:
- a CDS encoding MFS transporter, yielding MWINRRLLALSLGYFLVMLDTTIVTVALPSIGDRLGGDLSTLQWVADGYPVTFAAGLLTAGVLSDRFGGRRVFLGGLWAFAALSAACALATGPGVLIGLRALLGIAGALLVPSSLALIAAAHPAPENRARALGVWAALSGLGLVAGPVAGGLLTDAFGWPSVFLAAVPVALAAVALLGRPDRPAPPGNTGRRVDAAGQVTSGLALGFLTYGTIARHPIALLIAVVAIAGFVLRQRRAADPMLPSRMFADRTVGAGLAAGTLVNFGLSGVLFVLTLLFQRAHGWSPSTTGLAFLPLTVPTAVNPILTGRLVARWGPRRPAGAGFLLMAAGVVAQLAGGVPVALAGLFVLGCGVSLAIPALVAAVVGALPGDLAGVGSGALNAARQVGAVVGVAVLGALAAHTALIVTALVLLAGAALTAFLHSAHPADARRRSPATPSSRS